The Juglans microcarpa x Juglans regia isolate MS1-56 chromosome 8S, Jm3101_v1.0, whole genome shotgun sequence genome has a window encoding:
- the LOC121245072 gene encoding uncharacterized protein LOC121245072 isoform X2 produces MLQRFVDNVLAVTKESVKTFTYESLNNIVRLINGVSALLLTILPGKATILEGIHGWELRPTFRGPRFPRWMENGVSSFNQLIHELSVDSDTSSVDYSSAEEDSDLNIYPASPSSQSSRASGATTFTKGLKVPAISENHQSSNLRSIKKVLTLRDHIVHRATDRRRGVIEDLHLAIEIYIEAIFDIVHKAAHVIISPLEAFRKLSRWISSHNGGTRENDGSVLEASFTTATLGENDPAPTERNNTFHQSLNTDARTCQDVITELGYPYEAIHVVTADGYVLLLERIPRRDARKAVYLQHGIMDSSMGWVSNGVVGSPAFAAFDQGYDVFLGNLRGLVSREHVDKNISSRQYWRYSINEHGTEDIPAMIEKIHQVKTSELKLGQPELELETDDQLYKLCAVCHSLGGAAMLMYVITRRVEEKPHRLSRLVLLSPAGFHDDSNFVFTIVEHLFLVLAPILSPFVTSFYIPTRFFRMLLNKLARDFHNYPAVGGLVQTLMSYVVGGDSSNWVGVLGLPHYNMNDMPGVSFHVALHLAQMKHSGKFQMFDYGSASANMEVYGSSEPLDLGEYYWLIDIPVNLVAGRKDKVIRPSMVRKHYKLMKESGVNVSYNEFEYAHLDFTFSHHEELLAYVMSRLRLVDHTQKLSSSSPRAERLKKKGQ; encoded by the exons GTCTGTGAAGACATTCACTTATGAATCTCTGAACAATATTGTGAGGCTGATAAATGGAGTGTCAGCACTTTTGTTGACTATTTTACCAGGAAAGGCTACTATCCTTGAAGGTATCCATGGCTGGGAGCTCAGACCAACCTTTCGTGGTCCTCGATTTCCTCGTTGGATGGAAAA TGGAGTGTCTTCTTTCAACCAGCTCATTCATGAGCTTTCTGTGGATTCTGATACATCAAGTGTAGATTACTCATCTGCTGAAGAAGATAGTGACCTAAACATATATCCTGCATCACCATCTTCTCAGAGTTCACGAGCCTCTGGGGCTACTACTTTTACCAA GGGATTAAAAGTCCCTGCCATCTCTGAAAACCACCAGTCTTCAAATTTACGTTCGATTAAAAAAGTGCTAACCCTCAGGGACCACATTGTTCACCGTGCCACTGACCGGAGACGTGGAGTCATAGAG GATCTTCATCTAGCAATCGAGATCTACATAGAAGCCATTTTCGATATTGTTCATAAGGCAGCTCATGTTATTATTTCCCCATTAGAGGCTTTCAGAAAACTATCAAGATGGATCTCATCTCACAATGGGGGTACTAGAGAGAATGATGGAAGTGTTTTGGAAGCCTCTTTCACTACAGCTACACTTGGGGAAAATGATCCTGCTCCTACTGAACGAAATAATACTTTTCATCAGTCTCTAAATACAGATGCTCGGACATGTCAAGATGTCATAACGGAGCTTGG GTACCCATATGAAGCTATCCATGTGGTCACTGCAGATGGATATGTTCTTCTTCTGGAAAGAATCCCTCG ACGTGATGCAAGGAAAGCAGTTTATCTTCAGCATGGAATTATGGACTCATCTATGGG CTGGGTGTCCAATGGGGTTGTTGGTTCTCCTGCTTTTGCAGCCTTTGATCAAG GATATGATGTTTTCCTTGGGAATCTTCGAGGCCTGGTTTCTAGGGAACATGTTGACAAGAACATTTCCTCACGACA GTACTGGCGATATTCCATCAATGAGCATGGGACTGAGGATATTCCTGCAATGATAGAGAAAATTCACCAAGTGAAAACTTCAGAATTGAAGCTTGGTCAACCTGAGCTTGAGCTGGAAACTGATGATCAGCTTTACAAACTTTGTGCAGTTTGCCATAGCTTGGGAGGAGCTGCTATGTTGATGTATGTTATAACACGCCGGGTGGAAGAAAAGCCTCACAGATTATCTAGATTGGTTTTATTATCTCCTGCTGGCTTCCATGATGATTCTAATTTCGTTTTCACCATCGTGGAACATCTTTTCCTTGTGTTGGCCCCCATTTTGTCACCATTTGTGACTAGCTTTTATATACCAACCAGATTCTTCCGTATGCTACTCAACAAGTTGGCTAGGGATTTCCATAACTATCCTGCAGTTGGAGGGCTAGTTCAAACCCTAATGAGTTACGTTGTCGGTGGAGACAGCTCAAATTGGGTTGGTGTGTTAGGTTTACCGCACTACAATATGAATGACATGCCAGGAGTTTCATTTCATGTGGCTCTCCACCTTGCACAGATGAAGCACTCTGGGAAGTTCCAGATGTTTGATTATGGGAGTGCATCTGCCAACATGGAGGTGTATGGATCTTCCGAGCCATTGGACTTGGGTGAATACTATTGGCTCATTGATATTCCAGTTAATCTGGTTGCCGGGCGGAAGGACAAGGTAATCCGGCCGTCAATGGTGAGAAAGCACTACAAGTTAATGAAGGAATCGGGTGTGAATGTATCATACAACGAGTTTGAGTATGCCCACTTGGACTTCACATTCTCCCACCATGAAGAACTCCTGGCATATGTCATGTCGCGCTTACGGCTCGTGGATCATACTCAAAAACTGTCATCATCTAGTCCAAGGGCTGAGAGGTTGAAGAAAAAAGGACAGTAA
- the LOC121245071 gene encoding uncharacterized protein LOC121245071, with translation MVAAASRKWGYVRIITGTILGGVLGFYVMHRVEISYKEKMNERLKKYEAELKKREKMNELEESL, from the exons ATGGTGGCGGCTGCTTCTCGGAAATGGGGCTACGTTCGGATCATCACCGGCACTATTCTTGGTGGTGTTCTCGGCTTCTACGTCATGCACCGCGTCGAAATTAGCTACAAG GAGAAAATGAATGAGAGACTGAAAAAGTATGAAGCCgaattgaagaagagagagaagatgaatgAGCTCGAGGAGTCCCTGTAA
- the LOC121245072 gene encoding gastric triacylglycerol lipase-like isoform X4, which produces MENGVSSFNQLIHELSVDSDTSSVDYSSAEEDSDLNIYPASPSSQSSRASGATTFTKYDRHYRGWIRCIFFWILLPAKLLLGIPVYLCHFLYNRGLKVPAISENHQSSNLRSIKKVLTLRDHIVHRATDRRRGVIEDLHLAIEIYIEAIFDIVHKAAHVIISPLEAFRKLSRWISSHNGGTRENDGSVLEASFTTATLGENDPAPTERNNTFHQSLNTDARTCQDVITELGYPYEAIHVVTADGYVLLLERIPRRDARKAVYLQHGIMDSSMGWVSNGVVGSPAFAAFDQGYDVFLGNLRGLVSREHVDKNISSRQYWRYSINEHGTEDIPAMIEKIHQVKTSELKLGQPELELETDDQLYKLCAVCHSLGGAAMLMYVITRRVEEKPHRLSRLVLLSPAGFHDDSNFVFTIVEHLFLVLAPILSPFVTSFYIPTRFFRMLLNKLARDFHNYPAVGGLVQTLMSYVVGGDSSNWVGVLGLPHYNMNDMPGVSFHVALHLAQMKHSGKFQMFDYGSASANMEVYGSSEPLDLGEYYWLIDIPVNLVAGRKDKVIRPSMVRKHYKLMKESGVNVSYNEFEYAHLDFTFSHHEELLAYVMSRLRLVDHTQKLSSSSPRAERLKKKGQ; this is translated from the exons ATGGAAAA TGGAGTGTCTTCTTTCAACCAGCTCATTCATGAGCTTTCTGTGGATTCTGATACATCAAGTGTAGATTACTCATCTGCTGAAGAAGATAGTGACCTAAACATATATCCTGCATCACCATCTTCTCAGAGTTCACGAGCCTCTGGGGCTACTACTTTTACCAAGTATGATAGGCATTATAGAGGATGGATCAGATGCATATTCTTTTGGATTCTGTTGCCTGCCAAATTGCTCCTGGGAATCCCGGTTTatctttgtcattttctttataatagGGGATTAAAAGTCCCTGCCATCTCTGAAAACCACCAGTCTTCAAATTTACGTTCGATTAAAAAAGTGCTAACCCTCAGGGACCACATTGTTCACCGTGCCACTGACCGGAGACGTGGAGTCATAGAG GATCTTCATCTAGCAATCGAGATCTACATAGAAGCCATTTTCGATATTGTTCATAAGGCAGCTCATGTTATTATTTCCCCATTAGAGGCTTTCAGAAAACTATCAAGATGGATCTCATCTCACAATGGGGGTACTAGAGAGAATGATGGAAGTGTTTTGGAAGCCTCTTTCACTACAGCTACACTTGGGGAAAATGATCCTGCTCCTACTGAACGAAATAATACTTTTCATCAGTCTCTAAATACAGATGCTCGGACATGTCAAGATGTCATAACGGAGCTTGG GTACCCATATGAAGCTATCCATGTGGTCACTGCAGATGGATATGTTCTTCTTCTGGAAAGAATCCCTCG ACGTGATGCAAGGAAAGCAGTTTATCTTCAGCATGGAATTATGGACTCATCTATGGG CTGGGTGTCCAATGGGGTTGTTGGTTCTCCTGCTTTTGCAGCCTTTGATCAAG GATATGATGTTTTCCTTGGGAATCTTCGAGGCCTGGTTTCTAGGGAACATGTTGACAAGAACATTTCCTCACGACA GTACTGGCGATATTCCATCAATGAGCATGGGACTGAGGATATTCCTGCAATGATAGAGAAAATTCACCAAGTGAAAACTTCAGAATTGAAGCTTGGTCAACCTGAGCTTGAGCTGGAAACTGATGATCAGCTTTACAAACTTTGTGCAGTTTGCCATAGCTTGGGAGGAGCTGCTATGTTGATGTATGTTATAACACGCCGGGTGGAAGAAAAGCCTCACAGATTATCTAGATTGGTTTTATTATCTCCTGCTGGCTTCCATGATGATTCTAATTTCGTTTTCACCATCGTGGAACATCTTTTCCTTGTGTTGGCCCCCATTTTGTCACCATTTGTGACTAGCTTTTATATACCAACCAGATTCTTCCGTATGCTACTCAACAAGTTGGCTAGGGATTTCCATAACTATCCTGCAGTTGGAGGGCTAGTTCAAACCCTAATGAGTTACGTTGTCGGTGGAGACAGCTCAAATTGGGTTGGTGTGTTAGGTTTACCGCACTACAATATGAATGACATGCCAGGAGTTTCATTTCATGTGGCTCTCCACCTTGCACAGATGAAGCACTCTGGGAAGTTCCAGATGTTTGATTATGGGAGTGCATCTGCCAACATGGAGGTGTATGGATCTTCCGAGCCATTGGACTTGGGTGAATACTATTGGCTCATTGATATTCCAGTTAATCTGGTTGCCGGGCGGAAGGACAAGGTAATCCGGCCGTCAATGGTGAGAAAGCACTACAAGTTAATGAAGGAATCGGGTGTGAATGTATCATACAACGAGTTTGAGTATGCCCACTTGGACTTCACATTCTCCCACCATGAAGAACTCCTGGCATATGTCATGTCGCGCTTACGGCTCGTGGATCATACTCAAAAACTGTCATCATCTAGTCCAAGGGCTGAGAGGTTGAAGAAAAAAGGACAGTAA
- the LOC121245072 gene encoding uncharacterized protein LOC121245072 isoform X3, translating to MLQRFVDNVLAVTKESVKTFTYESLNNIVRLINGVSALLLTILPGKATILEGIHGWELRPTFRGPRFPRWMENGVSSFNQLIHELSVDSDTSSVDYSSAEEDSDLNIYPASPSSQSSRASGATTFTKYDRHYRGWIRCIFFWILLPAKLLLGIPVYLCHFLYNRGLKVPAISENHQSSNLRSIKKVLTLRDHIVHRATDRRRGVIEDLHLAIEIYIEAIFDIVHKAAHVIISPLEAFRKLSRWISSHNGGTRENDGSVLEASFTTATLGENDPAPTERNNTFHQSLNTDARTCQDVITELGYPYEAIHVVTADGYVLLLERIPRRDARKAVYLQHGIMDSSMGWVSNGVVGSPAFAAFDQGYDVFLGNLRGLVSREHVDKNISSRQYWRYSINEHGTEDIPAMIEKIHQVKTSELKLGQPELELETDDQLYKLCAVCHSLGGAAMLIFFRMLLNKLARDFHNYPAVGGLVQTLMSYVVGGDSSNWVGVLGLPHYNMNDMPGVSFHVALHLAQMKHSGKFQMFDYGSASANMEVYGSSEPLDLGEYYWLIDIPVNLVAGRKDKVIRPSMVRKHYKLMKESGVNVSYNEFEYAHLDFTFSHHEELLAYVMSRLRLVDHTQKLSSSSPRAERLKKKGQ from the exons GTCTGTGAAGACATTCACTTATGAATCTCTGAACAATATTGTGAGGCTGATAAATGGAGTGTCAGCACTTTTGTTGACTATTTTACCAGGAAAGGCTACTATCCTTGAAGGTATCCATGGCTGGGAGCTCAGACCAACCTTTCGTGGTCCTCGATTTCCTCGTTGGATGGAAAA TGGAGTGTCTTCTTTCAACCAGCTCATTCATGAGCTTTCTGTGGATTCTGATACATCAAGTGTAGATTACTCATCTGCTGAAGAAGATAGTGACCTAAACATATATCCTGCATCACCATCTTCTCAGAGTTCACGAGCCTCTGGGGCTACTACTTTTACCAAGTATGATAGGCATTATAGAGGATGGATCAGATGCATATTCTTTTGGATTCTGTTGCCTGCCAAATTGCTCCTGGGAATCCCGGTTTatctttgtcattttctttataatagGGGATTAAAAGTCCCTGCCATCTCTGAAAACCACCAGTCTTCAAATTTACGTTCGATTAAAAAAGTGCTAACCCTCAGGGACCACATTGTTCACCGTGCCACTGACCGGAGACGTGGAGTCATAGAG GATCTTCATCTAGCAATCGAGATCTACATAGAAGCCATTTTCGATATTGTTCATAAGGCAGCTCATGTTATTATTTCCCCATTAGAGGCTTTCAGAAAACTATCAAGATGGATCTCATCTCACAATGGGGGTACTAGAGAGAATGATGGAAGTGTTTTGGAAGCCTCTTTCACTACAGCTACACTTGGGGAAAATGATCCTGCTCCTACTGAACGAAATAATACTTTTCATCAGTCTCTAAATACAGATGCTCGGACATGTCAAGATGTCATAACGGAGCTTGG GTACCCATATGAAGCTATCCATGTGGTCACTGCAGATGGATATGTTCTTCTTCTGGAAAGAATCCCTCG ACGTGATGCAAGGAAAGCAGTTTATCTTCAGCATGGAATTATGGACTCATCTATGGG CTGGGTGTCCAATGGGGTTGTTGGTTCTCCTGCTTTTGCAGCCTTTGATCAAG GATATGATGTTTTCCTTGGGAATCTTCGAGGCCTGGTTTCTAGGGAACATGTTGACAAGAACATTTCCTCACGACA GTACTGGCGATATTCCATCAATGAGCATGGGACTGAGGATATTCCTGCAATGATAGAGAAAATTCACCAAGTGAAAACTTCAGAATTGAAGCTTGGTCAACCTGAGCTTGAGCTGGAAACTGATGATCAGCTTTACAAACTTTGTGCAGTTTGCCATAGCTTGGGAGGAGCTGCTATGTTGAT ATTCTTCCGTATGCTACTCAACAAGTTGGCTAGGGATTTCCATAACTATCCTGCAGTTGGAGGGCTAGTTCAAACCCTAATGAGTTACGTTGTCGGTGGAGACAGCTCAAATTGGGTTGGTGTGTTAGGTTTACCGCACTACAATATGAATGACATGCCAGGAGTTTCATTTCATGTGGCTCTCCACCTTGCACAGATGAAGCACTCTGGGAAGTTCCAGATGTTTGATTATGGGAGTGCATCTGCCAACATGGAGGTGTATGGATCTTCCGAGCCATTGGACTTGGGTGAATACTATTGGCTCATTGATATTCCAGTTAATCTGGTTGCCGGGCGGAAGGACAAGGTAATCCGGCCGTCAATGGTGAGAAAGCACTACAAGTTAATGAAGGAATCGGGTGTGAATGTATCATACAACGAGTTTGAGTATGCCCACTTGGACTTCACATTCTCCCACCATGAAGAACTCCTGGCATATGTCATGTCGCGCTTACGGCTCGTGGATCATACTCAAAAACTGTCATCATCTAGTCCAAGGGCTGAGAGGTTGAAGAAAAAAGGACAGTAA
- the LOC121245072 gene encoding uncharacterized protein LOC121245072 isoform X1: protein MLQRFVDNVLAVTKESVKTFTYESLNNIVRLINGVSALLLTILPGKATILEGIHGWELRPTFRGPRFPRWMENGVSSFNQLIHELSVDSDTSSVDYSSAEEDSDLNIYPASPSSQSSRASGATTFTKYDRHYRGWIRCIFFWILLPAKLLLGIPVYLCHFLYNRGLKVPAISENHQSSNLRSIKKVLTLRDHIVHRATDRRRGVIEDLHLAIEIYIEAIFDIVHKAAHVIISPLEAFRKLSRWISSHNGGTRENDGSVLEASFTTATLGENDPAPTERNNTFHQSLNTDARTCQDVITELGYPYEAIHVVTADGYVLLLERIPRRDARKAVYLQHGIMDSSMGWVSNGVVGSPAFAAFDQGYDVFLGNLRGLVSREHVDKNISSRQYWRYSINEHGTEDIPAMIEKIHQVKTSELKLGQPELELETDDQLYKLCAVCHSLGGAAMLMYVITRRVEEKPHRLSRLVLLSPAGFHDDSNFVFTIVEHLFLVLAPILSPFVTSFYIPTRFFRMLLNKLARDFHNYPAVGGLVQTLMSYVVGGDSSNWVGVLGLPHYNMNDMPGVSFHVALHLAQMKHSGKFQMFDYGSASANMEVYGSSEPLDLGEYYWLIDIPVNLVAGRKDKVIRPSMVRKHYKLMKESGVNVSYNEFEYAHLDFTFSHHEELLAYVMSRLRLVDHTQKLSSSSPRAERLKKKGQ from the exons GTCTGTGAAGACATTCACTTATGAATCTCTGAACAATATTGTGAGGCTGATAAATGGAGTGTCAGCACTTTTGTTGACTATTTTACCAGGAAAGGCTACTATCCTTGAAGGTATCCATGGCTGGGAGCTCAGACCAACCTTTCGTGGTCCTCGATTTCCTCGTTGGATGGAAAA TGGAGTGTCTTCTTTCAACCAGCTCATTCATGAGCTTTCTGTGGATTCTGATACATCAAGTGTAGATTACTCATCTGCTGAAGAAGATAGTGACCTAAACATATATCCTGCATCACCATCTTCTCAGAGTTCACGAGCCTCTGGGGCTACTACTTTTACCAAGTATGATAGGCATTATAGAGGATGGATCAGATGCATATTCTTTTGGATTCTGTTGCCTGCCAAATTGCTCCTGGGAATCCCGGTTTatctttgtcattttctttataatagGGGATTAAAAGTCCCTGCCATCTCTGAAAACCACCAGTCTTCAAATTTACGTTCGATTAAAAAAGTGCTAACCCTCAGGGACCACATTGTTCACCGTGCCACTGACCGGAGACGTGGAGTCATAGAG GATCTTCATCTAGCAATCGAGATCTACATAGAAGCCATTTTCGATATTGTTCATAAGGCAGCTCATGTTATTATTTCCCCATTAGAGGCTTTCAGAAAACTATCAAGATGGATCTCATCTCACAATGGGGGTACTAGAGAGAATGATGGAAGTGTTTTGGAAGCCTCTTTCACTACAGCTACACTTGGGGAAAATGATCCTGCTCCTACTGAACGAAATAATACTTTTCATCAGTCTCTAAATACAGATGCTCGGACATGTCAAGATGTCATAACGGAGCTTGG GTACCCATATGAAGCTATCCATGTGGTCACTGCAGATGGATATGTTCTTCTTCTGGAAAGAATCCCTCG ACGTGATGCAAGGAAAGCAGTTTATCTTCAGCATGGAATTATGGACTCATCTATGGG CTGGGTGTCCAATGGGGTTGTTGGTTCTCCTGCTTTTGCAGCCTTTGATCAAG GATATGATGTTTTCCTTGGGAATCTTCGAGGCCTGGTTTCTAGGGAACATGTTGACAAGAACATTTCCTCACGACA GTACTGGCGATATTCCATCAATGAGCATGGGACTGAGGATATTCCTGCAATGATAGAGAAAATTCACCAAGTGAAAACTTCAGAATTGAAGCTTGGTCAACCTGAGCTTGAGCTGGAAACTGATGATCAGCTTTACAAACTTTGTGCAGTTTGCCATAGCTTGGGAGGAGCTGCTATGTTGATGTATGTTATAACACGCCGGGTGGAAGAAAAGCCTCACAGATTATCTAGATTGGTTTTATTATCTCCTGCTGGCTTCCATGATGATTCTAATTTCGTTTTCACCATCGTGGAACATCTTTTCCTTGTGTTGGCCCCCATTTTGTCACCATTTGTGACTAGCTTTTATATACCAACCAGATTCTTCCGTATGCTACTCAACAAGTTGGCTAGGGATTTCCATAACTATCCTGCAGTTGGAGGGCTAGTTCAAACCCTAATGAGTTACGTTGTCGGTGGAGACAGCTCAAATTGGGTTGGTGTGTTAGGTTTACCGCACTACAATATGAATGACATGCCAGGAGTTTCATTTCATGTGGCTCTCCACCTTGCACAGATGAAGCACTCTGGGAAGTTCCAGATGTTTGATTATGGGAGTGCATCTGCCAACATGGAGGTGTATGGATCTTCCGAGCCATTGGACTTGGGTGAATACTATTGGCTCATTGATATTCCAGTTAATCTGGTTGCCGGGCGGAAGGACAAGGTAATCCGGCCGTCAATGGTGAGAAAGCACTACAAGTTAATGAAGGAATCGGGTGTGAATGTATCATACAACGAGTTTGAGTATGCCCACTTGGACTTCACATTCTCCCACCATGAAGAACTCCTGGCATATGTCATGTCGCGCTTACGGCTCGTGGATCATACTCAAAAACTGTCATCATCTAGTCCAAGGGCTGAGAGGTTGAAGAAAAAAGGACAGTAA